In Thunnus maccoyii chromosome 3, fThuMac1.1, whole genome shotgun sequence, the following proteins share a genomic window:
- the kif17 gene encoding kinesin-like protein KIF17 isoform X4 yields the protein MGSESVKVVVRCRPLNDREKALGSKMVMCMDLHRCQCFIEKPGAVDEPPKQFTFDGTYFIDQTTEQMYNEIAYPLVEGVTEGYNGTIFAYGQTGSGKSFTMQGVSEPAAQRGVIPRAFEHVFESIQCAENTKFLVRASYLEIYNEEIRDLLGNDTKQRLELKEHPEHGVYVRDLSMHTVHSVGECERIIEQGWRNRAVGYTLMNKDSSRSHSIFTIHLEICNTDGAGKDHLRAGKLNLVDLAGSERQSKTGATGERLREATKINLSLSALGNVISALVDGRSKYIPYRDSKLTRLLQDSLGGNTRTLMIACLSPADNNYEESLSTLRYANRAKSIQNRPRINEDPKDALLREYQEEIKKLRALVSGQLGTANLSSLLSGQLSEASPAVPSRPQSSTTEAEKEKIKEEYEERLAKLQAEYNAEQESKAKLQEDIAALRSSYEFKLSYLEKIRASRGSSVTKNVSSSCMTQVAEEELSSSTTEETSLTESAVPCAAVSVQEGPDGDGLIDSPDVTTAGSLDQKHVLERLQQLEQEVVGGEQARNKELQQRHRQRKNLADQRKVQLIRALSENSEDSENVLLNVYNSIQEEVHAKSQMLVKVQGKLKAAKLEIRDLQAEFEVERDDYLATIRRLEKEGQLLHSLLERMVPLVRRDCNYSNLDRLKKEAVWDEDSASWRLPDVMVQKTTLPSAVAPKLPARRSSATDIGDPFTQVEEDRYKEMLDRSDSENIASSYFKSKRASQLLGGEATKGHVIHSPPLVNGASHLTVSGSNMNLPVSSDSVLPRPFRLESLGVPVSNG from the exons ATGGGGTCGGAGTCAGTGAAGGTGGTGGTCAGGTGCAGGCCCTTGAATGACAGGGAGAAGGCTCTCGGCTCTAAGATGGTGATGTGCATGGACCTGCACCGCTGCCAGTGCTTCATAGAGAAGCCTGGGGCAGTGGATGAGCCACCCAAACAGTTCACCTTTGATGGGACCTACTTCATTGATCAAACCACTGAGCAGATGTACAACGAGATTGCCTATCCTTTGGTTGAG GGTGTCACTGAGGGATACAATGGCACAATTTTTGCCTATGGTCAAACTGGAAGCGGTAAGTCTTTCACCATGCAGGGGGTGTCCGAGCCTGCAGCCCAGAGGGGGGTTATTCCACGAGCCTTTGAACACGTCTTTGAGAGCATTCAG tgtgcagaaaatacaaaattcCTGGTGAGGGCCTCTTATTTGGAGATTTACAATGAAGAAATCAGAGACCTTTTGGGAAATGACACCAAACAGAGATTGGAG TTGAAAGAGCACCCAGAGCATGGGGTGTATGTACGGGATCTCTCCATGCACACTGTGCACAGTGTGGGAGAGTGTGAGAGAATCATAGAGCAAGGCTGGAGGAACCGGGCAGTGGGCTACACCCTGATGAACAAAGACTCCTCGCGCTCCCACTCCATCTTCACCATCCACCTGGAGATTTGCAACACtg ATGGAGCTGGGAAGGACCATCTACGAGCAGGTAAACTCAACCTTGTGGACCTGGCAGGAAGTGAGCGTCAGTCTAAAACCGGTGCAACTGGAGAGCGACTCCGGGAGGCCACCAAGATCAACCTGTCCCTTTCTGCTCTTGGCAATGTCATCTCTGCTCTGGTGGACGGACGCTCCAAATACATCCCCTACCGGGACTCCAAGCTGACTAGGCTGCTGCAGGACTCCCTGGGAGGGAACACACGAACCTTGATGATTGCCTGTCTCTCCCCTGCAGACAACAACTATGAGGAAAGCTTGAGCACTCTGCGTTACGCCAACCGGGCCAAGAGCATCCAGAACAGGCCTCGTATTAATGAGGACCCTAAGGATGCTCTGCTCCGAGAGTATCAGGAAGAGATCAAGAAGTTGCGGGCCCTCGTCTCAGGCCAGCTGGGCACTGCTAATCTTTCAT CTCTACTGTCCGGCCAGTTGTCTGAGGCTTCTCCTGCTGTCCCTTCAAGGCCACAATCCAGCACCACAGAAGCAGAAAAGGAGAAGATTAAAGAG GAGTACGAGGAGAGGCTCGCCAAGTTGCAGGCTGAGTACAATGCAGAGCAGGAATCCAAAGCAAAGCTGCAGGAGGACATTGCTGCCCTGCGTTCCTCCTATGAATTTAAGCTGTCTTATCTGGAGAAAATCCGAGCCAGCAGGGGGAGCTCTGTCACAAAGAATG TGAGCTCCAGCTGTATGACACAGGTCGCTGAGGaagagctgagcagcagcacaACTGAGGAAACTTCCCTGACCGAG TCCGCTGTACCATGTGCAGCTGTCAGTGTCCAAGAAGGTCCAGATGGAGATGGGCTCATAGACTCACCTGATGTCACCACGGCAGGGTCTCTGGACCAGAAACATGTTCTGGAAAG GCTGCAGCAGCTAGAGCAGGAGGTGGTAGGAGGAGAGCAGGCCAGAAACAAAGAGTTACAGCAGAGACACCGACAGAGGAAGAACCTCGCTGATCAGAGAAAAGTCCAGCTCATCAGGGCCTTGTCAGAGAACAGCGAGGATAGTGAAAATGTGTTGTTAAATGTCTACAACTCCATCCAGGAAGAGGTCCATGCCAAAAGCCAGATGCTGGTCAAAGTCCAAGGCAAG CTGAAAGCAGCCAAACTGGAGATCCGTGACCTGCAGGCAGAGTTTGAGGTGGAAAGGGACGACTACCTGGCAACCATCCGCCGCCTGGAGAAGGAAGGCCAGTTACTACACAGCCTGCTGGAGCGTATGGTGCCCCTGGTGCGCCGTGACTGCAACTACAGCAACCTGGACCGCCTGAAGAAAGAAGCTGTCTGGGACGAGGACAGCGCCTCTTGGAGACTGCCAGATGTGATGGTGCAGAAAACAACACTGCCTTCAG caGTGGCTCCAAAACTTCCAGCTCGCAGAAGCTCAGCTACTGATATAGGAGATccatttaca CAGGTGGAAGAGGACAGGTATAAGGAAATGCTGGACCGCAGTGACAGTGAAAATATCGCCAGCAGCTACTTCAAGTCAAAGAGGGCGAGCCAACTGCTGGGAGGTGAAGCCACCAAGGGACACG TCATCCACTCTCCTCCCCTTGTTAATGGGGCGTCCCACCTAACTGTGAGCGGTTCCAACATGAACCTGCCTGTCAGCTCAGACTCCGTTCTGCCACGTCCCTTCCGCCTCGAGTCGTTGGGTGTCCCAGTGTCCAATG gctga
- the kif17 gene encoding kinesin-like protein KIF17 isoform X2: MGSESVKVVVRCRPLNDREKALGSKMVMCMDLHRCQCFIEKPGAVDEPPKQFTFDGTYFIDQTTEQMYNEIAYPLVEGVTEGYNGTIFAYGQTGSGKSFTMQGVSEPAAQRGVIPRAFEHVFESIQCAENTKFLVRASYLEIYNEEIRDLLGNDTKQRLELKEHPEHGVYVRDLSMHTVHSVGECERIIEQGWRNRAVGYTLMNKDSSRSHSIFTIHLEICNTDGAGKDHLRAGKLNLVDLAGSERQSKTGATGERLREATKINLSLSALGNVISALVDGRSKYIPYRDSKLTRLLQDSLGGNTRTLMIACLSPADNNYEESLSTLRYANRAKSIQNRPRINEDPKDALLREYQEEIKKLRALVSGQLGTANLSSLLSGQLSEASPAVPSRPQSSTTEAEKEKIKEEYEERLAKLQAEYNAEQESKAKLQEDIAALRSSYEFKLSYLEKIRASRGSSVTKNVSSSCMTQVAEEELSSSTTEETSLTESAVPCAAVSVQEGPDGDGLIDSPDVTTAGSLDQKHVLERLQQLEQEVVGGEQARNKELQQRHRQRKNLADQRKVQLIRALSENSEDSENVLLNVYNSIQEEVHAKSQMLVKVQGKLKAAKLEIRDLQAEFEVERDDYLATIRRLEKEGQLLHSLLERMVPLVRRDCNYSNLDRLKKEAVWDEDSASWRLPDVMVQKTTLPSAVAPKLPARRSSATDIGDPFTVEEDRYKEMLDRSDSENIASSYFKSKRASQLLGGEATKGHVIHSPPLVNGASHLTVSGSNMNLPVSSDSVLPRPFRLESLGVPVSNEILYAVIDPILNKITTANRNVYIQ; encoded by the exons ATGGGGTCGGAGTCAGTGAAGGTGGTGGTCAGGTGCAGGCCCTTGAATGACAGGGAGAAGGCTCTCGGCTCTAAGATGGTGATGTGCATGGACCTGCACCGCTGCCAGTGCTTCATAGAGAAGCCTGGGGCAGTGGATGAGCCACCCAAACAGTTCACCTTTGATGGGACCTACTTCATTGATCAAACCACTGAGCAGATGTACAACGAGATTGCCTATCCTTTGGTTGAG GGTGTCACTGAGGGATACAATGGCACAATTTTTGCCTATGGTCAAACTGGAAGCGGTAAGTCTTTCACCATGCAGGGGGTGTCCGAGCCTGCAGCCCAGAGGGGGGTTATTCCACGAGCCTTTGAACACGTCTTTGAGAGCATTCAG tgtgcagaaaatacaaaattcCTGGTGAGGGCCTCTTATTTGGAGATTTACAATGAAGAAATCAGAGACCTTTTGGGAAATGACACCAAACAGAGATTGGAG TTGAAAGAGCACCCAGAGCATGGGGTGTATGTACGGGATCTCTCCATGCACACTGTGCACAGTGTGGGAGAGTGTGAGAGAATCATAGAGCAAGGCTGGAGGAACCGGGCAGTGGGCTACACCCTGATGAACAAAGACTCCTCGCGCTCCCACTCCATCTTCACCATCCACCTGGAGATTTGCAACACtg ATGGAGCTGGGAAGGACCATCTACGAGCAGGTAAACTCAACCTTGTGGACCTGGCAGGAAGTGAGCGTCAGTCTAAAACCGGTGCAACTGGAGAGCGACTCCGGGAGGCCACCAAGATCAACCTGTCCCTTTCTGCTCTTGGCAATGTCATCTCTGCTCTGGTGGACGGACGCTCCAAATACATCCCCTACCGGGACTCCAAGCTGACTAGGCTGCTGCAGGACTCCCTGGGAGGGAACACACGAACCTTGATGATTGCCTGTCTCTCCCCTGCAGACAACAACTATGAGGAAAGCTTGAGCACTCTGCGTTACGCCAACCGGGCCAAGAGCATCCAGAACAGGCCTCGTATTAATGAGGACCCTAAGGATGCTCTGCTCCGAGAGTATCAGGAAGAGATCAAGAAGTTGCGGGCCCTCGTCTCAGGCCAGCTGGGCACTGCTAATCTTTCAT CTCTACTGTCCGGCCAGTTGTCTGAGGCTTCTCCTGCTGTCCCTTCAAGGCCACAATCCAGCACCACAGAAGCAGAAAAGGAGAAGATTAAAGAG GAGTACGAGGAGAGGCTCGCCAAGTTGCAGGCTGAGTACAATGCAGAGCAGGAATCCAAAGCAAAGCTGCAGGAGGACATTGCTGCCCTGCGTTCCTCCTATGAATTTAAGCTGTCTTATCTGGAGAAAATCCGAGCCAGCAGGGGGAGCTCTGTCACAAAGAATG TGAGCTCCAGCTGTATGACACAGGTCGCTGAGGaagagctgagcagcagcacaACTGAGGAAACTTCCCTGACCGAG TCCGCTGTACCATGTGCAGCTGTCAGTGTCCAAGAAGGTCCAGATGGAGATGGGCTCATAGACTCACCTGATGTCACCACGGCAGGGTCTCTGGACCAGAAACATGTTCTGGAAAG GCTGCAGCAGCTAGAGCAGGAGGTGGTAGGAGGAGAGCAGGCCAGAAACAAAGAGTTACAGCAGAGACACCGACAGAGGAAGAACCTCGCTGATCAGAGAAAAGTCCAGCTCATCAGGGCCTTGTCAGAGAACAGCGAGGATAGTGAAAATGTGTTGTTAAATGTCTACAACTCCATCCAGGAAGAGGTCCATGCCAAAAGCCAGATGCTGGTCAAAGTCCAAGGCAAG CTGAAAGCAGCCAAACTGGAGATCCGTGACCTGCAGGCAGAGTTTGAGGTGGAAAGGGACGACTACCTGGCAACCATCCGCCGCCTGGAGAAGGAAGGCCAGTTACTACACAGCCTGCTGGAGCGTATGGTGCCCCTGGTGCGCCGTGACTGCAACTACAGCAACCTGGACCGCCTGAAGAAAGAAGCTGTCTGGGACGAGGACAGCGCCTCTTGGAGACTGCCAGATGTGATGGTGCAGAAAACAACACTGCCTTCAG caGTGGCTCCAAAACTTCCAGCTCGCAGAAGCTCAGCTACTGATATAGGAGATccatttaca GTGGAAGAGGACAGGTATAAGGAAATGCTGGACCGCAGTGACAGTGAAAATATCGCCAGCAGCTACTTCAAGTCAAAGAGGGCGAGCCAACTGCTGGGAGGTGAAGCCACCAAGGGACACG TCATCCACTCTCCTCCCCTTGTTAATGGGGCGTCCCACCTAACTGTGAGCGGTTCCAACATGAACCTGCCTGTCAGCTCAGACTCCGTTCTGCCACGTCCCTTCCGCCTCGAGTCGTTGGGTGTCCCAGTGTCCAATG aGATTTTATACGCTGTGATTGATCcaatattgaataaaataacCACTGCTAACAgaaatgtgtatatacagtag
- the kif17 gene encoding kinesin-like protein KIF17 isoform X1: MGSESVKVVVRCRPLNDREKALGSKMVMCMDLHRCQCFIEKPGAVDEPPKQFTFDGTYFIDQTTEQMYNEIAYPLVEGVTEGYNGTIFAYGQTGSGKSFTMQGVSEPAAQRGVIPRAFEHVFESIQCAENTKFLVRASYLEIYNEEIRDLLGNDTKQRLELKEHPEHGVYVRDLSMHTVHSVGECERIIEQGWRNRAVGYTLMNKDSSRSHSIFTIHLEICNTDGAGKDHLRAGKLNLVDLAGSERQSKTGATGERLREATKINLSLSALGNVISALVDGRSKYIPYRDSKLTRLLQDSLGGNTRTLMIACLSPADNNYEESLSTLRYANRAKSIQNRPRINEDPKDALLREYQEEIKKLRALVSGQLGTANLSSLLSGQLSEASPAVPSRPQSSTTEAEKEKIKEEYEERLAKLQAEYNAEQESKAKLQEDIAALRSSYEFKLSYLEKIRASRGSSVTKNVSSSCMTQVAEEELSSSTTEETSLTESAVPCAAVSVQEGPDGDGLIDSPDVTTAGSLDQKHVLERLQQLEQEVVGGEQARNKELQQRHRQRKNLADQRKVQLIRALSENSEDSENVLLNVYNSIQEEVHAKSQMLVKVQGKLKAAKLEIRDLQAEFEVERDDYLATIRRLEKEGQLLHSLLERMVPLVRRDCNYSNLDRLKKEAVWDEDSASWRLPDVMVQKTTLPSAVAPKLPARRSSATDIGDPFTQVEEDRYKEMLDRSDSENIASSYFKSKRASQLLGGEATKGHVIHSPPLVNGASHLTVSGSNMNLPVSSDSVLPRPFRLESLGVPVSNEILYAVIDPILNKITTANRNVYIQ; this comes from the exons ATGGGGTCGGAGTCAGTGAAGGTGGTGGTCAGGTGCAGGCCCTTGAATGACAGGGAGAAGGCTCTCGGCTCTAAGATGGTGATGTGCATGGACCTGCACCGCTGCCAGTGCTTCATAGAGAAGCCTGGGGCAGTGGATGAGCCACCCAAACAGTTCACCTTTGATGGGACCTACTTCATTGATCAAACCACTGAGCAGATGTACAACGAGATTGCCTATCCTTTGGTTGAG GGTGTCACTGAGGGATACAATGGCACAATTTTTGCCTATGGTCAAACTGGAAGCGGTAAGTCTTTCACCATGCAGGGGGTGTCCGAGCCTGCAGCCCAGAGGGGGGTTATTCCACGAGCCTTTGAACACGTCTTTGAGAGCATTCAG tgtgcagaaaatacaaaattcCTGGTGAGGGCCTCTTATTTGGAGATTTACAATGAAGAAATCAGAGACCTTTTGGGAAATGACACCAAACAGAGATTGGAG TTGAAAGAGCACCCAGAGCATGGGGTGTATGTACGGGATCTCTCCATGCACACTGTGCACAGTGTGGGAGAGTGTGAGAGAATCATAGAGCAAGGCTGGAGGAACCGGGCAGTGGGCTACACCCTGATGAACAAAGACTCCTCGCGCTCCCACTCCATCTTCACCATCCACCTGGAGATTTGCAACACtg ATGGAGCTGGGAAGGACCATCTACGAGCAGGTAAACTCAACCTTGTGGACCTGGCAGGAAGTGAGCGTCAGTCTAAAACCGGTGCAACTGGAGAGCGACTCCGGGAGGCCACCAAGATCAACCTGTCCCTTTCTGCTCTTGGCAATGTCATCTCTGCTCTGGTGGACGGACGCTCCAAATACATCCCCTACCGGGACTCCAAGCTGACTAGGCTGCTGCAGGACTCCCTGGGAGGGAACACACGAACCTTGATGATTGCCTGTCTCTCCCCTGCAGACAACAACTATGAGGAAAGCTTGAGCACTCTGCGTTACGCCAACCGGGCCAAGAGCATCCAGAACAGGCCTCGTATTAATGAGGACCCTAAGGATGCTCTGCTCCGAGAGTATCAGGAAGAGATCAAGAAGTTGCGGGCCCTCGTCTCAGGCCAGCTGGGCACTGCTAATCTTTCAT CTCTACTGTCCGGCCAGTTGTCTGAGGCTTCTCCTGCTGTCCCTTCAAGGCCACAATCCAGCACCACAGAAGCAGAAAAGGAGAAGATTAAAGAG GAGTACGAGGAGAGGCTCGCCAAGTTGCAGGCTGAGTACAATGCAGAGCAGGAATCCAAAGCAAAGCTGCAGGAGGACATTGCTGCCCTGCGTTCCTCCTATGAATTTAAGCTGTCTTATCTGGAGAAAATCCGAGCCAGCAGGGGGAGCTCTGTCACAAAGAATG TGAGCTCCAGCTGTATGACACAGGTCGCTGAGGaagagctgagcagcagcacaACTGAGGAAACTTCCCTGACCGAG TCCGCTGTACCATGTGCAGCTGTCAGTGTCCAAGAAGGTCCAGATGGAGATGGGCTCATAGACTCACCTGATGTCACCACGGCAGGGTCTCTGGACCAGAAACATGTTCTGGAAAG GCTGCAGCAGCTAGAGCAGGAGGTGGTAGGAGGAGAGCAGGCCAGAAACAAAGAGTTACAGCAGAGACACCGACAGAGGAAGAACCTCGCTGATCAGAGAAAAGTCCAGCTCATCAGGGCCTTGTCAGAGAACAGCGAGGATAGTGAAAATGTGTTGTTAAATGTCTACAACTCCATCCAGGAAGAGGTCCATGCCAAAAGCCAGATGCTGGTCAAAGTCCAAGGCAAG CTGAAAGCAGCCAAACTGGAGATCCGTGACCTGCAGGCAGAGTTTGAGGTGGAAAGGGACGACTACCTGGCAACCATCCGCCGCCTGGAGAAGGAAGGCCAGTTACTACACAGCCTGCTGGAGCGTATGGTGCCCCTGGTGCGCCGTGACTGCAACTACAGCAACCTGGACCGCCTGAAGAAAGAAGCTGTCTGGGACGAGGACAGCGCCTCTTGGAGACTGCCAGATGTGATGGTGCAGAAAACAACACTGCCTTCAG caGTGGCTCCAAAACTTCCAGCTCGCAGAAGCTCAGCTACTGATATAGGAGATccatttaca CAGGTGGAAGAGGACAGGTATAAGGAAATGCTGGACCGCAGTGACAGTGAAAATATCGCCAGCAGCTACTTCAAGTCAAAGAGGGCGAGCCAACTGCTGGGAGGTGAAGCCACCAAGGGACACG TCATCCACTCTCCTCCCCTTGTTAATGGGGCGTCCCACCTAACTGTGAGCGGTTCCAACATGAACCTGCCTGTCAGCTCAGACTCCGTTCTGCCACGTCCCTTCCGCCTCGAGTCGTTGGGTGTCCCAGTGTCCAATG aGATTTTATACGCTGTGATTGATCcaatattgaataaaataacCACTGCTAACAgaaatgtgtatatacagtag
- the kif17 gene encoding kinesin-like protein KIF17 isoform X5 yields the protein MGSESVKVVVRCRPLNDREKALGSKMVMCMDLHRCQCFIEKPGAVDEPPKQFTFDGTYFIDQTTEQMYNEIAYPLVEGVTEGYNGTIFAYGQTGSGKSFTMQGVSEPAAQRGVIPRAFEHVFESIQCAENTKFLVRASYLEIYNEEIRDLLGNDTKQRLELKEHPEHGVYVRDLSMHTVHSVGECERIIEQGWRNRAVGYTLMNKDSSRSHSIFTIHLEICNTDGAGKDHLRAGKLNLVDLAGSERQSKTGATGERLREATKINLSLSALGNVISALVDGRSKYIPYRDSKLTRLLQDSLGGNTRTLMIACLSPADNNYEESLSTLRYANRAKSIQNRPRINEDPKDALLREYQEEIKKLRALVSGQLGTANLSSLLSGQLSEASPAVPSRPQSSTTEAEKEKIKEEYEERLAKLQAEYNAEQESKAKLQEDIAALRSSYEFKLSYLEKIRASRGSSVTKNVSSSCMTQVAEEELSSSTTEETSLTESAVPCAAVSVQEGPDGDGLIDSPDVTTAGSLDQKHVLERLQQLEQEVVGGEQARNKELQQRHRQRKNLADQRKVQLIRALSENSEDSENVLLNVYNSIQEEVHAKSQMLVKVQGKLKAAKLEIRDLQAEFEVERDDYLATIRRLEKEGQLLHSLLERMVPLVRRDCNYSNLDRLKKEAVWDEDSASWRLPDVMVQKTTLPSAVAPKLPARRSSATDIGDPFTVEEDRYKEMLDRSDSENIASSYFKSKRASQLLGGEATKGHVIHSPPLVNGASHLTVSGSNMNLPVSSDSVLPRPFRLESLGVPVSNGKVKRKKSKSHIHNEGN from the exons ATGGGGTCGGAGTCAGTGAAGGTGGTGGTCAGGTGCAGGCCCTTGAATGACAGGGAGAAGGCTCTCGGCTCTAAGATGGTGATGTGCATGGACCTGCACCGCTGCCAGTGCTTCATAGAGAAGCCTGGGGCAGTGGATGAGCCACCCAAACAGTTCACCTTTGATGGGACCTACTTCATTGATCAAACCACTGAGCAGATGTACAACGAGATTGCCTATCCTTTGGTTGAG GGTGTCACTGAGGGATACAATGGCACAATTTTTGCCTATGGTCAAACTGGAAGCGGTAAGTCTTTCACCATGCAGGGGGTGTCCGAGCCTGCAGCCCAGAGGGGGGTTATTCCACGAGCCTTTGAACACGTCTTTGAGAGCATTCAG tgtgcagaaaatacaaaattcCTGGTGAGGGCCTCTTATTTGGAGATTTACAATGAAGAAATCAGAGACCTTTTGGGAAATGACACCAAACAGAGATTGGAG TTGAAAGAGCACCCAGAGCATGGGGTGTATGTACGGGATCTCTCCATGCACACTGTGCACAGTGTGGGAGAGTGTGAGAGAATCATAGAGCAAGGCTGGAGGAACCGGGCAGTGGGCTACACCCTGATGAACAAAGACTCCTCGCGCTCCCACTCCATCTTCACCATCCACCTGGAGATTTGCAACACtg ATGGAGCTGGGAAGGACCATCTACGAGCAGGTAAACTCAACCTTGTGGACCTGGCAGGAAGTGAGCGTCAGTCTAAAACCGGTGCAACTGGAGAGCGACTCCGGGAGGCCACCAAGATCAACCTGTCCCTTTCTGCTCTTGGCAATGTCATCTCTGCTCTGGTGGACGGACGCTCCAAATACATCCCCTACCGGGACTCCAAGCTGACTAGGCTGCTGCAGGACTCCCTGGGAGGGAACACACGAACCTTGATGATTGCCTGTCTCTCCCCTGCAGACAACAACTATGAGGAAAGCTTGAGCACTCTGCGTTACGCCAACCGGGCCAAGAGCATCCAGAACAGGCCTCGTATTAATGAGGACCCTAAGGATGCTCTGCTCCGAGAGTATCAGGAAGAGATCAAGAAGTTGCGGGCCCTCGTCTCAGGCCAGCTGGGCACTGCTAATCTTTCAT CTCTACTGTCCGGCCAGTTGTCTGAGGCTTCTCCTGCTGTCCCTTCAAGGCCACAATCCAGCACCACAGAAGCAGAAAAGGAGAAGATTAAAGAG GAGTACGAGGAGAGGCTCGCCAAGTTGCAGGCTGAGTACAATGCAGAGCAGGAATCCAAAGCAAAGCTGCAGGAGGACATTGCTGCCCTGCGTTCCTCCTATGAATTTAAGCTGTCTTATCTGGAGAAAATCCGAGCCAGCAGGGGGAGCTCTGTCACAAAGAATG TGAGCTCCAGCTGTATGACACAGGTCGCTGAGGaagagctgagcagcagcacaACTGAGGAAACTTCCCTGACCGAG TCCGCTGTACCATGTGCAGCTGTCAGTGTCCAAGAAGGTCCAGATGGAGATGGGCTCATAGACTCACCTGATGTCACCACGGCAGGGTCTCTGGACCAGAAACATGTTCTGGAAAG GCTGCAGCAGCTAGAGCAGGAGGTGGTAGGAGGAGAGCAGGCCAGAAACAAAGAGTTACAGCAGAGACACCGACAGAGGAAGAACCTCGCTGATCAGAGAAAAGTCCAGCTCATCAGGGCCTTGTCAGAGAACAGCGAGGATAGTGAAAATGTGTTGTTAAATGTCTACAACTCCATCCAGGAAGAGGTCCATGCCAAAAGCCAGATGCTGGTCAAAGTCCAAGGCAAG CTGAAAGCAGCCAAACTGGAGATCCGTGACCTGCAGGCAGAGTTTGAGGTGGAAAGGGACGACTACCTGGCAACCATCCGCCGCCTGGAGAAGGAAGGCCAGTTACTACACAGCCTGCTGGAGCGTATGGTGCCCCTGGTGCGCCGTGACTGCAACTACAGCAACCTGGACCGCCTGAAGAAAGAAGCTGTCTGGGACGAGGACAGCGCCTCTTGGAGACTGCCAGATGTGATGGTGCAGAAAACAACACTGCCTTCAG caGTGGCTCCAAAACTTCCAGCTCGCAGAAGCTCAGCTACTGATATAGGAGATccatttaca GTGGAAGAGGACAGGTATAAGGAAATGCTGGACCGCAGTGACAGTGAAAATATCGCCAGCAGCTACTTCAAGTCAAAGAGGGCGAGCCAACTGCTGGGAGGTGAAGCCACCAAGGGACACG TCATCCACTCTCCTCCCCTTGTTAATGGGGCGTCCCACCTAACTGTGAGCGGTTCCAACATGAACCTGCCTGTCAGCTCAGACTCCGTTCTGCCACGTCCCTTCCGCCTCGAGTCGTTGGGTGTCCCAGTGTCCAATGGTAAGGTGAAGCGTAAAAAAAGCAAGTCTCACATCCATAATGAGGGGAACTGA